The Brasilonema sennae CENA114 genome includes a region encoding these proteins:
- a CDS encoding DUF2834 domain-containing protein has product MIRKITFGALWLGFIIYAFFFAPPDQPDTFDLIKDLSTGQWQGINPLIIALFNIMGIWPMIYSCLVFIDGRAQKMPAWPFASISFGVGAFALLPYLALREPNQKFPGSKNAFLKILDSRLTGIALTVATVILIAYGVGQGNWGNFVQQWQTSRFIHVMSLDFCLLCLLFPALLGDDMARRDIKNSQLFWLIGLIPLFGPLIYLCIRPPLKEAADKIIQSQQQSAIN; this is encoded by the coding sequence ATGATCAGAAAAATTACTTTTGGAGCGCTATGGCTGGGATTTATTATCTATGCCTTTTTCTTTGCTCCTCCCGATCAACCTGATACATTCGATTTAATTAAAGATCTTTCTACTGGTCAATGGCAAGGAATAAACCCCCTGATTATAGCACTTTTTAACATTATGGGCATCTGGCCTATGATTTACAGCTGCTTGGTATTTATTGATGGTAGAGCACAAAAAATGCCTGCTTGGCCTTTTGCTAGTATTTCATTTGGAGTTGGGGCTTTCGCGTTACTACCTTACTTAGCCCTGCGGGAACCAAATCAAAAGTTTCCTGGCAGCAAAAATGCTTTTCTCAAGATATTAGATTCTCGCCTAACAGGTATTGCTCTGACTGTCGCCACAGTTATCTTAATTGCTTATGGTGTAGGACAGGGAAATTGGGGAAATTTTGTTCAGCAGTGGCAAACAAGCCGCTTTATTCATGTAATGAGTTTAGATTTTTGCCTGCTTTGCTTATTGTTTCCAGCCTTGTTGGGAGATGATATGGCGCGGCGAGATATCAAGAATTCTCAGTTGTTTTGGTTGATTGGATTAATTCCACTCTTTGGTCCCTTGATTTATTTATGTATACGTCCACCTTTAAAAGAAGCAGCTGACAAAATAATACAGAGTCAGCAACAAAGCGCCATAAATTAA
- a CDS encoding winged helix-turn-helix transcriptional regulator, protein MDQYPSLLNSHPYLRQTLDLVGDKWVTVVIYVLSHGTKRHSELQREIGDVSQRMLTRTLRDLERNGLVQRNVYPAVPPMVEYSLTPLGETLIEPLRSLCQWSMEHYHEVEAARESGNSEMSQ, encoded by the coding sequence GTGGATCAATATCCTAGCCTTCTCAATTCGCATCCCTACTTACGACAAACGCTCGACTTAGTAGGTGACAAATGGGTGACAGTGGTGATCTATGTGCTATCTCACGGTACTAAACGCCACAGTGAGCTTCAAAGAGAAATTGGAGACGTTTCGCAGAGGATGCTAACACGTACACTGCGCGATTTGGAGCGAAATGGTCTTGTGCAGCGCAATGTATATCCTGCTGTACCACCAATGGTGGAGTATTCCTTAACGCCTTTGGGAGAAACGCTTATTGAACCACTCAGATCTTTGTGTCAATGGTCGATGGAGCATTACCATGAAGTAGAAGCAGCTAGAGAAAGTGGAAATAGTGAAATGAGTCAATGA
- a CDS encoding hydrolase produces the protein MTNITGNSDAFYDSLTPDNAAMLLIDHQAGLFLGVHSIDQQILKNNVIGLAKTAKVFNLPTVLFTSSAKGPNGPTIPDLIELFPDHEIFNRSPINLWNDPKSRAAVEATGRKKLIMAAITTDVCLAFPALSALKAGYDVYAVVDASGTWSPQAEMATILRLTQAGAIMTNWVAVAAELKHDEDRSTTPAMNKAYGEHMGLYDFLGDIAAVK, from the coding sequence ATGACTAACATAACAGGTAACAGCGACGCATTTTACGACTCACTGACACCTGATAATGCCGCTATGTTGCTGATTGACCATCAGGCTGGACTTTTTCTAGGTGTTCATAGTATTGATCAGCAAATTCTAAAGAATAACGTGATTGGTTTGGCAAAAACAGCAAAAGTTTTCAATTTGCCGACAGTGTTATTCACCAGTTCTGCTAAAGGTCCTAATGGTCCTACGATTCCAGATCTCATTGAACTATTTCCCGATCATGAAATTTTTAATCGCTCACCAATTAACCTTTGGAATGATCCTAAATCTCGTGCGGCTGTAGAAGCAACCGGACGCAAAAAGCTGATTATGGCTGCGATCACAACCGATGTCTGTCTGGCGTTTCCGGCACTGTCAGCACTTAAAGCAGGATATGATGTTTACGCTGTCGTTGATGCATCTGGAACCTGGAGTCCACAAGCAGAGATGGCGACTATACTGAGGCTCACGCAAGCCGGTGCAATTATGACGAACTGGGTTGCGGTTGCAGCTGAACTGAAGCACGACGAAGACCGATCCACAACACCTGCAATGAACAAAGCATATGGCGAACACATGGGACTCTACGACTTCCTAGGCGATATTGCTGCGGTAAAATAA
- a CDS encoding GNAT family N-acetyltransferase yields MNALITAYLERERKPRLEYVAKLAPAVEEALTSGGFTVEGRLPLMICTPGLEQLLPVPLGIELIVAVSDADMLATVTVQNEVYGDSTPSSEDVKSLQTSIAAGGIAVLARVAATGVDAGRAASRRVAVGAGVCSVPANQTTEIAGIGVRVPFRRRGVAGALTTRLVREAFDAGVTMAFLMAAHEEERRIYTRAGFSTIGEILHISLPHPQ; encoded by the coding sequence GTGAACGCACTTATCACTGCCTACCTTGAGCGTGAACGAAAGCCACGTTTGGAGTATGTTGCGAAACTAGCACCTGCTGTCGAGGAAGCGCTGACATCCGGTGGTTTCACCGTTGAAGGACGCCTGCCGCTTATGATCTGCACTCCTGGTTTAGAGCAATTGCTTCCGGTCCCTTTAGGCATAGAACTAATCGTGGCGGTTTCGGATGCTGATATGCTCGCTACTGTGACGGTGCAAAACGAGGTCTATGGAGATTCTACACCAAGTTCCGAAGACGTTAAAAGTCTACAAACTAGCATAGCTGCAGGTGGAATCGCGGTACTCGCTCGTGTAGCAGCAACAGGCGTAGACGCCGGGAGGGCGGCTTCTCGTAGAGTAGCTGTGGGGGCTGGAGTATGTTCTGTGCCCGCAAACCAGACGACAGAGATCGCTGGCATTGGTGTGCGTGTCCCTTTCCGCCGACGAGGTGTAGCAGGAGCCTTGACGACTCGGCTAGTGCGAGAGGCTTTTGACGCAGGCGTTACAATGGCTTTTCTGATGGCGGCCCATGAGGAAGAACGGCGGATCTACACCCGCGCTGGATTCTCGACAATTGGCGAAATTTTGCATATTTCGCTCCCGCACCCGCAGTAG